A genome region from Triticum aestivum cultivar Chinese Spring chromosome 2B, IWGSC CS RefSeq v2.1, whole genome shotgun sequence includes the following:
- the LOC123040083 gene encoding uncharacterized protein: MEAVFSRSAEIAGISNRMVNDWEGIVLDFRSSDESTIHPANDLLVQALQHYFGDTYLAQSVVQHTTELCSHMIRLWRSKLEQDAELIHPGEKGRKYIFLLNNTYVVRQTVSRQGAYFPKVELRSRLSSMIEGYKKGYLDECWAPLNRLKSEEFTAEFLATCNRQRTWKVTAELRYQLRQEILDLVVSHSPYEVSNGSCMMEGLFEG; encoded by the exons ATGGAGGCGGTCTTCAGCAG GTCAGCTGAGATTGCCGGTATTTCCAACAGGATGGTGAATGATTGGGAAGGAATAGTCCTCGACTTCCGCAGTAGCGACGAATCAACAATTCATCCAGCAAATGACCTCCTCGTACAAGCCCTGCAGCATTATTTTGGTGACACATACTTGGCGCAGTCAGTAGTACAACACACCACTGAACTTTGCTCTCACATGATTCGTCTCTGGCGATCCAAGCTGGAGCAAGACGCAGAATTGATACACCCAGGTGAGAAGGGTCGAAAGTACATATTTCTCTTAAATAACACATACGTTGTTCGTCAAACGGTGTCGCGTCAAGGAGCATATTTTCCCAAAGTAGAACTGAGGAGTCGGCTCAGTTCAATGATCGAGGGATACAAGAAGGGCTACTTGGACGAGTGTTGGGCTCCTCTGAACCGTTTAAAATCGGAGGAGTTTACGGCCGAATTTCTTGCCACCTGTAATCGCCAGAGGACGTGGAAGGTTACAGCTGAGCTCAGGTACCAACTGCGGCAGGAGATTCTGGATTTGGTTGTTTCACATTCACCGTATGAGGTATCCAACGGAAGCTGTATGATGGAAGGATTATTTGAAGGATGA